The Bacillota bacterium genome has a window encoding:
- a CDS encoding helix-turn-helix domain-containing protein codes for MSNKKLVSARELAEFLDLSVDTIWRYTRKKIIPYIELGPRQYRYNVEDVLAALHNGTSGVVQDESSDYAETTKLTYADYAKLPAEAGYTTELINGLIFREPSPSFIHRRVSRRLQQILIAYFASTDPKGEVFNAPLDVYFNEYTVVQPDLIYLPSSRPAKNDPVDSLPELVVEILSPSTSRTDRVIKLSVYQEAGIPHYWIVDPHEGIIEAYELRNNYYTSIVRYAEGTFIHPSFPDLSFDVDALFAEL; via the coding sequence GTGTCCAACAAGAAACTTGTTTCTGCACGTGAGTTGGCAGAATTTCTGGATCTCTCAGTAGATACTATCTGGCGCTACACAAGGAAAAAAATAATTCCCTATATAGAATTGGGGCCTCGTCAATACCGCTATAACGTAGAAGACGTTTTAGCTGCGCTGCACAACGGCACAAGCGGAGTTGTCCAAGACGAATCTTCAGATTATGCTGAAACTACAAAATTAACATATGCTGATTATGCCAAGCTGCCAGCGGAAGCAGGTTACACCACAGAACTAATTAATGGACTAATATTCCGGGAGCCAAGTCCTTCGTTTATCCATCGGCGTGTTTCTAGACGATTGCAGCAAATCTTGATCGCTTATTTCGCTAGTACTGATCCTAAGGGTGAGGTTTTTAATGCCCCCTTGGATGTTTACTTCAATGAGTATACAGTAGTCCAACCCGATTTAATTTATCTACCCAGTTCAAGACCGGCTAAGAATGATCCCGTGGATTCCCTACCTGAACTTGTAGTGGAAATTTTGTCTCCATCAACCTCCCGCACAGATCGAGTAATAAAACTAAGTGTTTACCAAGAGGCAGGGATACCCCATTACTGGATAGTAGATCCCCATGAGGGCATCATTGAGGCCTATGAGCTGCGGAATAATTATTACACTTCAATAGTCCGCTATGCGGAGGGAACATTTATCCATCCTAGTTTTCCTGATTTATCTTTTGATGTTGATGCGTTATTTGCGGAGCTATAA